In a genomic window of Lepisosteus oculatus isolate fLepOcu1 chromosome 5, fLepOcu1.hap2, whole genome shotgun sequence:
- the srgap2 gene encoding SLIT-ROBO Rho GTPase-activating protein 2 isoform X4 — MDYSRNLEKLAERFLAKTRSTKDHQFKKDQNVLSPVNCWNLLLSQVKRESRDRATLSDLYLNNVIPRFVQVSEDSGRLFKKSKEVGLQLQEDLMKVLNELYTVMKTYHMYNMDSINAESKLKEAEKQEEKQMGRSVKQEDKQTPRSPDSLASVKIEEKHVRRSSVKKIEKMKEKRQAKYTENKLKAIKARNEYLLALEATNCCVFKYYIHDLSDLIDCCDLGYHASLNRALRTYLSAEFNVESSKHMGLETIENAAENLDANMDKQRLMEMYNNVFCPPVRFDFQSHMGDMVGHMCAQQPLQGELLQRCQQLQSRLSTLRIENEEVKKTMEATLQTIQDMVTIEDYDVTDCFQYSNSMESVKSTVSETFMSKPSLAKRRANQQETEQFYFTKLKEFLEGRNLITKLQAKHDLIQKTLGESQKTDCCLASGRRNSTVRKQDSSQVIPLMVESCIRFISQHGLQHEGIFRVSGSQVEVNDIKNAFERGEDPLAGDQNDHDLDSIAGVLKLYFRGLENTLFPKEVFHDLISCVSLENPQDRAVHIRKVLLSLPTSTLVVMRYLFAFLNHLSQYSEDNMMDPYNLAICFGPTLMSVPDGHDQVSCQAHVNELIKTIISHHEGIFPGPRELEGPLYDRGGAAEEYCDSPHSEPPTADDSVPDTVSEKHNSEDESEPIEAIAKFDYSGRTARELSFKKGASLLLYQRASNDWWEGRHNGVDGLVPHQYIVVQDMEDGFTERSSPKAELEVASEVPPPPEEKVSTRGSVSSPTGGHVADIYLANLNKLRQRPEAGGIRRSFRTTEGLAEGSPGATAGIRATSMPAGSLPKEGPDKRPVSAHSVLNSITRHSSLKSKVESPQFRKAATAGRSKSFSNHRPLDPEVIAQVEHSSQDIEATMNTALNELRELERQSSVKHAPDVVLDTLEQLKSSPAPALGPTSEPSSPLHSRLLKDSDSSSHPLQRSSSSASDVPGGFRPAKAPAKGPALTREGRPPATRPKPVVFPKAGTASPAVGSPTSTRPPTPPPPLAPTDKSCPV, encoded by the exons AGCAAGGAGGTGGGCCTGCAGCTACAGGAGGATTTGATGAAGGTCCTTAACGAGCTCTACACG GTGATGAAGACCTACCACATGTACAACATGGACAGCATCAATGCCGAGTCCAAGCTGAAGGAGGCGGAGAAGCAGGAGGAGAAGCAGATGGGGCGCTCCGTCAAGCAGGAGGACAAGCAGACGCCGCGCTCCCCTGACTCCCTGGCCAGCGTCAAGATCGAGGAGAAGCACGTGCGCCGCAGCTCCGTCAAGAAGATCGAGAAGATGAAGGAGAAG CGCCAAGCCAAATACACTGAAAACAAGCTGAAAGCAATCAAAGCCAGAAACGAGTACCTTCTGGCGCTGGAGGCCACCAACTGCTGCGTGTTCAAATACTACATCCACGATCTATCCGACCTCATTGAC TGCTGTGACCTGGGATACCACGCCAGCCTGAACCGGGCCCTGCGCACCTACCTCTCGGCCGAGTTCAACGTGGAGTCTTCCAAGCACATGGGCCTGGAGACCATCGAGAACGCCGCCGAGAACCTGGACGCCAACATGGACAAGCAGCGGCTCATGGAGATGTACAACAACGTCTTCTGCCCCCCCGTGCGCTTCGACTTCCAGTCGCACATGGGCGACATG GTGGGGCACATGTGCGCCCAGCAGCCCCTGCAGGGAGAGCTGCTCCAGAGATGCCAACAGCTGCAGTCACGCCTCTCCACGCTCAGGATAGAGAACGAGGAG GTAAAAAAGACCATGGAAGCCACCCTCCAGACAATCCAGGACATGGTGACCATCGAGGACTACGACGTGACCGACTGCTTCCAGTACAGCAACTCCATGGAGTCGGTGAAGTCCACCGTGTCCGAGACCTTCATGAGCAAGCCCAGCCTGGCCAAGAGGAGGGCCAACCAGCAGGAGACAGAGCAGTTCTACTTCACG AAGCTGAAGGAGTTTCTGGAGGGCAGGAACCTGATCACTAAACTGCAAGCCAAGCACGACCTGATCCAGAAGACACTGGGAGAGA GCCAGAAGACCGACTGCTGCCTGGCCAG CGGAAGGAGAAACTCGACAGTGAGGAAGCAG GACTCCAGCCAGGTCATCCCCCTCATGGTGGAGAGCTGCATTCGGTTCATCAGTCAGCACG GTCTGCAGCATGAAGGCATCTTCAGAGTCTCGGGGTCACAGGTGGAAGTCAACGACATTAAGAACGCCTTCGAAAGAG GAGAGGATCCGCTGGCCGGAGACCAGAATGACCATGACCTGGACTCCATTGCCGGCGTGCTGAAGCTCTACTTCAGAGGCCTGGAGAACACCCTCTTCCCGAAGGAAGTCTTCCACGACCTCATTTCCTGTGTTT CTCTGGAAAACCCccaggacagagctgtgcacaTCCGCAAAGTCCTGCTGTCCCTTCCCACCTCCACACTGGTCGTCATGAGATACCTGTTCGCCTTCCTCAACCA CCTGTCTCAGTACAGCGAGGACAACATGATGGACCCCTACAACCTGGCCATCTGCTTCGGCCCCACGCTGATGTCGGTGCCCGATGGGCATGACCAGGTCTCCTGCCAGGCGCACGTCAACGAGCTGATCAAGACCATCATCAGCCACCACGAGGGCATCTTCCCTGGACCCCGCGAGTTGGAGGGGCCTCTGTATGACCGAGGGGGCGCCGCCGAGGAGTACTG TGACAGCCCCCACAGCGAGCCGCCCACGGCAGACGATTCCGTGCCGGACACGGTCTCCGAGAAGCACAACAGCGAAGATG AGTCAGAGCCCATCGAGGCCATTGCCAAGTTCGACTACTCGGGGCGCACAGCCCGGGAGCTGTCCTTCAAGAAGGGGGCGTCTCTGCTGCTGTACCAGCGCGCCTCCAATGACTGGTGGGAGGGGCGGCACAATGGCGTGGACGGGCTGGTCCCTCACCAGTACATCGTGGTCCAGGACAT GGAGGACGGGTTCACCGAGCGGTCGAGCCCCAAGGCCGAGCTGGAGGTGGCGTCGGAGGTGCCGCCGCCGCCGGAGGAGAAGGTGTCCACCAGGGGCAGTGTGAGCTCGCCCACAGGAGGCCACGTGGCGGATATCTACCTGGCCAACCTCAACAA GTTGAGGCAGCGGCCAGAGGCAGGGGGCATCCGGAGGTCTTTTCGGACGACTGAGGGGCTGGCCGAGGGATCCCCAGGGGCCACAGCCGGAATCCGGGCCACCTCCATGCCCGCTGGCAGCTTGCCCAAAGAGGGGCCGGACAAGAGGCCCGTGAGCGCGCACAGTGTGCTCAACTCCATCACCCGCCACTCCTCCCTGAAGAGCAAGGTGGAGAGCCCGCAGTTCCGCAAGGCCGCCACCGCAGGGCGCTCTAAGAGCTTCAGCAACCACCGGCCCCTGGACCCCGAAGTCATTGCGCAGGTAGAGCACAGCTCCCAG GACATCGAGGCGACGATGAACACGGCGCTGAACGAGCTGCGGGAGCTGGAGAGACAGAGCAGCGTGAAGCACGCCCCCGACGTGGTGCTGGACACCCTGGAGCAGCTCAAGAGCTCGCCGGCGCCCGCGCTGGGGCCCACCTCCGAGCCCTCCAGCCCGCTGCACTCGCGGCTCCTCAAGGACTCGGACTCGTCCTCGCACCCCCTGCAGCGCAGCTCCAGCTCCGCCAGCGACGTGCCCGGCGGCTTCCGGCCCGCCAAGGCCCCCGCCAAGGGCCCCGCTCTCACCCGGGAGGGGCGCCCCCCGGCCACCCGCCCCAAACCCGTCGTCTTCCCCAAGGCCGGCACTGCCAGCCCTGCTGTGGGCTCCCCCACCTCCACCAGGCCCCCCACGCCCCCTCCCCCGCTCGCCCCCACTGACAAGTCCTGTCCCGTCTGA